A window of Kineococcus sp. NBC_00420 genomic DNA:
ACACGCTGTTCGCTCTGATCCCCGGCGCCGTCGAGTTCGGCACGCGTCGTGGCCGCAAGGTCATCAACATCGTCGCAGCCGGCGTGTGACGTACCACCAGTCGTGAACGCGGAGGGGCGGACCGGAGCGATCCGGTCCGCCCCTCCGTGCGTCAGCCCCCGCAATCGTGGAGCCGGCGCCCAGCGCCGGAGATCGAGCTGGGACTACCTGCAAGATCACCATCGCTGGGCTACGAGAGGCTTTCAACCATGTCCACCCACTTCGTCGACCGCGTCGTCGTCCACGCGTCCGGCGGTGACGGCGGCAACGGGTGCGCCTCGGTCCACCGCGAGAAGTTCAAGCCGCTCGGCGGCCCCGACGGCGGCAACGGCGGCAAGGGCGGGGACGTGATCCTCGAGGTCGACCCGCAGGTGACGACCCTCCTCGAGCTCCAGCGCCGGCCGCACCGCAGCGCGCCCGACGGCCGCTTCGGGATGGGCAGCCACCGCAACGGCGCCGAGGGCGACGACCTCGTCATCGGCGTCCCCGAGGGCACCATCGTGCGTTCGGCCAAGGGCGAGATCCTCGCCGACATGGTCGGCTACGGGACCCGTTTCGTGGCCGCTCCCGGTGGACGCGGTGGTCTGGGCAACGCGGCGCTGGCCTCCGCCAAGCGCAAGGCGCCCGGTTTCGCCCTCCTCGGTGAGCCCGGTGAGGTCCTCGACCTGCACCTGGAGGTCAAGACCCTCGCCGACGTCGCGCTCGTCGGGTTCCCCAGCGCCGGCAAGTCCAGCCTGGTGGCGGCGTTGTCCGCGGCCCGGCCCAAGATCGCCGACTACCCCTTCACCACGCTCGTCCCCAACCTCGGTGTCGTCGAGGCCGGTTCCACCCGCTACACCATCGCCGACGTCCCCGGGTTGATCCCCGGCGCCAGCGAGGGCCGCGGGCTGGGCCTGGACTTCCTGCGCCACGTCGAGCGTTGCGTCGCCCTGGTCCACGTCCTCGACGGCGCGAACCTCGAGAGCGACCGCGACCCGGTCAGCGACCTCGAGGCGATCGAGAAGGAGTTGGCCGCCTACCCCGTCGACGACGGCACGGTCCCGTTGCAGGACCGTCCGCGGATCATCGTGATCAACAAGGCCGACGTGCCCGACGCGCGGGACATGGCCGAGATCGTCCGCGCCGACCTCGAGCAGCGCGGCGCGCCCGTGTTCGTCGTCTCCGCGGTCGCGCACACCGGGCTCCGCGAGCTCTCCTTCGCGATGGCCGAACTCGTCGCCGCGTCGCGAGCCGCTGCGCCGGAAGCGGTCCCGACCCGGATCGTGCTCAACCCGCCCGCGATCAACGACCAGGGCTTCAAGGTCACGCGCGAGGAGTACGGCGACGTCGAGGACCGTCAGGTCCGCTTCCGCGTCCGGGGCGAGAAGCCCCGTCGCTGGGTCCGCCAGACCGACTTCACCAACGACGAGGCCGTCGGCTACCTGGCCGACCGCCTCGCCCGCCTGGGCGTCGAGGACGAGCTGTTCAAGGCCGGGGCGACCCCGGGCGCCGAGGTGGTCATCGGCGACGACGCGAACGCCGTCGTCTTCGACTGGGAACCCACGATGATCGCCGGGGCCGAGGTCCTGGGCCAGCGCGGCAGCGACCTGCGCCTGGAG
This region includes:
- the obgE gene encoding GTPase ObgE, yielding MSTHFVDRVVVHASGGDGGNGCASVHREKFKPLGGPDGGNGGKGGDVILEVDPQVTTLLELQRRPHRSAPDGRFGMGSHRNGAEGDDLVIGVPEGTIVRSAKGEILADMVGYGTRFVAAPGGRGGLGNAALASAKRKAPGFALLGEPGEVLDLHLEVKTLADVALVGFPSAGKSSLVAALSAARPKIADYPFTTLVPNLGVVEAGSTRYTIADVPGLIPGASEGRGLGLDFLRHVERCVALVHVLDGANLESDRDPVSDLEAIEKELAAYPVDDGTVPLQDRPRIIVINKADVPDARDMAEIVRADLEQRGAPVFVVSAVAHTGLRELSFAMAELVAASRAAAPEAVPTRIVLNPPAINDQGFKVTREEYGDVEDRQVRFRVRGEKPRRWVRQTDFTNDEAVGYLADRLARLGVEDELFKAGATPGAEVVIGDDANAVVFDWEPTMIAGAEVLGQRGSDLRLEDHSRPTRDEKRVQERERRAAKAEARGELETERQAGHWTNEDTTSEEFSQQ